CCTTGACCACTCCGGCCACGGAACACTCATCGGTAATGGCGATGGCGCTGTAGCCAAGTCGTGCCGCCTCGGCCACCAGCTCCTGCGGGTGCGACGCGCCCCGTAAAAAGCTGTAGTTACTGATGGCATGAAGCTCGGCGTACATCAAAACCAACCCTGCAAATAAAGTCCAGTCTCGTTCTCACGGCGAAACACCCAGCAAAGGCCCCCGTACACATGGCGGGCAAGATAATAGTCCCGCGCCGCGCCCATGGTTTTTCCGCCCGGCACACTCTCGCTTACCTGCTGTGTATCAAGCTCAGTTGTGCTCTGAGTCGCCACGGCTTGACTGCCATGCCACCAGGGCTCACGCAGTCGCTCGGGGCCGCGCAGCAGCTCAACATCGGTCTCTGCAATCGCTTCAGGCGCAACCAAAAGCCAGGGAGGGCGGCAGGCAAGCGACAGCCCTTCAACTGCAACATCCTTTGTGGCAGCGGGGTTGTTTGCTGCTTCATTTACAGCAGTCTCGGTGACTGCTGTCATGTTCGTTGCTGTAAGCGGCGCTATAACCATCCGATCATCGTTCGCCCCATCAATTTCACCCACAGTCACCTTGCCAGACTCTCGAGCTTCAGGGAGGGAAAACCCTGGGTGGATCACGTTCAAAGCGGCGGCCGTCTTTGCTACTTTTTTATCTGATGCAGGGGGGATGCAGGCAGGCGTTGCTGCACTTTGCCGCTCTAAAGGCTTTGGCGTCTTTGAAACAGGTACAACAGCTGCAATCTTTTCTCTTTCGCTGCGTCGTTCTCTCCGTCTTACTTCTGGTGTCTGTGGGGGAAGCGAGGACGGCGCTGAAAAAGGCATTGAGACGACAGCCACAGGTGCTGACATGGGTTGCAGGCAAAAGCTGTGCTCCGGCAAAAGCGCTTGCCTGGCACCGAGGCGCCTTACCCTGTTTGCACCCAGCCGGGCTTCGAGCCGGGCCAGCAAACTCAAACTGGCCCTGTGACAGTTTTCGATGGCTCCTGCCGGCGGCGCACGTCTGGGGGAAAAGTGGCAGCGGTGCAGTGTCAGCGCCACCACGGGTGCCGCCAGCGTAAAGCGTTCCAGCTGCAAACGGCACAGCGCCAAGAGGCCATCGGCCGTGTATTCGGCAAAGGGGTACGCCAGCGACAACCGCGCTTCATGAACTTCTGCAGAGGCTTGAGCCGATTCAATACCATCGACAGTCTTGGGTAGCGCGTCAGCTACGCCTCCCTGACTGAGACTTGCCTTTGGGCTACCTGTGGTCTCTGTGATCTCTGTGGAAGATGCCCGGTAATGCAGTACCAGCTCCAGCATGGAGACCGCCAATTGCCGCTGACGTAAAAAAAGCGCCAGCTCGGCAAACATGCGTCCAAGCACAAACACCAGGGCATTGAGGCTTTCGGCCTCATACATCAACTCAAGCCGCTGGCGATACTCATCCTGCGGGCAATAAAAACTCTGGGGATGAGGCTGCTTGCCCGTCAGTCTCGCCAGCAGTTGCACAAATTCGGGACCAAAACGGATCCCAAGTTCAGCAGCGGGTAAAGCCTGCAGCGCTCCTATCTGTTCCAGTCCCATCCCCTCAAGGCGGGATAACAGTACCTCTGGCACAGGCAGTGTGGATATGGGCAACACCGATAACAGCGGGGATAAGGCCGCTGCTGCGTTTTTTGGCTCAGAAATGGCTTCCGAAGCTGAAGAATTGGAAGCAGCGGCATTAACAACTGGGGGATTAACAGCTGATTGCGGCACAGCAGCCTTGGCAAATCCTGACTGCAGCGTCTTTGATGCCAGACAGGGCCGTGCTTTGGCCAGCACACCGGCAGCCAACGGCGTGACGGCAAAGGCCATGGCAAAGCTGCAGTTAAGCCCTTCAAGTACAGCCGCCAATGCCTTTGCCAGCGCCGCTTCGCCGCCAAAGAGTTTTGCCATGGAGCCGGTTTCAAGCAAGAGCACATCATGGCAACGGGCAAAAAATTCATCGGACGCAGGCGGCGGCACCAATCGGGCGCTGAAACTGTAGCCATGGCGGCACAACCACTCGCTGCCTTGCCGGTGCAGCGAGGCTTCATAGGGGAATGGCTGCACATCCGGGCACAGCTGCGCCGCGCTGCCCATACTCTGGCCTGCCGCTATCCCGGCACTGGCCGCCTGTGGACAGGCTTTCACCACCCGCGCCTTTGCCACATCGTACAGAATAAGTGGCATTGATGGCGCCAGACCCTGCACATGGCGCAGATAATCCAGCTCCCAATGGGGCAGCCACACTCCGAGCCAGCGCATCAGCCACCAACCAATACTGATATGGCACTTATCAGCCGCCGGGCCCAAAAGCGGCGGCACTTATGGATGAACAACATGTTTCAATCCCCAAGCTCAGGCGCTGCCCCAGGGGCCCTGCACCAGCCGCTGCTGTGCCTGCGGGGGTAAGTAACGAGCCAGCAGAGGGGAAATGCCATCAATCTGCAGCTTGTCCTGCGGTTTGCCGCCGCGGCGTTTCAGTAAGGCAAGTTCCAGCCTGTCTGAGTTACCGCCCGGGGTTAACCCCAAACGCAGCGGCAAAGGATTCCCTTCGGTGGCGTCGGTCACCAGGATAATGGCCAGACAGCCGCCCTTTTCCGCCGCCAGCTGTAAACGCCGGGCTTCGGTCAGGCTCAAACGGTCAAGCCAGCCCAGCAACAAACGGCAACCACCACTGGCCAGACTCTGCTCCATGGCCCAGAGTCTGTCCTTACGCGCGTTGACATCCACCAGACAGAAACCTTCCGGCCGCAAACCATGTTGCAATAAGTACTGGGGATTCAGTTGCCAGGGGGCACCAACCAACATCACCGGGGTGTCGTTTTCGCACTGTATGCATCTGAGCAGTGGCGTTAACAGCAGCATTGACTGCGAACCCGGCACCGGGCAACTCAGTTCACACACCCCATGGCGTGGCCAGCCGCTATCGGGCAAGGCGGCATCCAACGCCTCAAATCCGGTGGCATAGCCGGGTTGTTGGCAGGTTTGTTGTCCAAGCCAGATATCCTGGCGGCCAAGTTGTTTGGAAAGCTCTTGTGGACTGGTTTTCATAGGGCACCTGTGTCTCAACCGGGTTACGGTATCCAAATCACCAATAACTGTATATTTATACAGTATAGCAATTTTGACAAACTTGCCAATCTTCTGGGATCTCATTCATCAAGGTGTATAATGCGAATCGTTTTTATTTAAGGCCAAGCACTATTGTCATGAAGCTGTCCCGCCATCACCCTTTTTCCCGCCTGCAATGGCGCCTGTTTGGCTATTTCGGTACGTCCTTGCTGGTGATTTTGTTATTGGCCAGCCTGATTGAAGCCATGGTGCTGCATCAGCTGTTGGTACTGCCCAAAGAAACCAAGGCGCAGCTGTCGGTGCTGGCCCGGGAGGCCGAAGCCCTGGTGAGACGCGGGGATCACGAGGCGCTTGCCGAGTGGGAGACTGCGCAGCCATTCCGCCTGCATGTGATTAACAGTCGCCTTGAAGGTGTCAGTGGTCGGCCAATTCATCCCCACTTTGAATTCAAGCTGGGGTTTATGCTGGGGCTTGATCAGGCGCTCGGCGATCGGGTGCAAAAACCCATCATCGGCTTGCCGATTTATGCCACCTTTGATACCAGCGGGCCCCTGCTGCTGGCGGTGCAACTCAATGCGAATTTGCATCCGGCCAAGGATCTCAGTTACAGCCTGTGGGCCATCCGCTTAACCGTGGGGTTGTTCGTGCTGTGGCTGTTCAGCCGCCTGCTGGGGCATTACCTCATCAAACCGCTGGCGACGCTGCAACAAGGCACCCGCGCTTTGGCAAACGGTAAGCTCAGCACACGGATCGGCGAGCACTTTTCGGCGGCCGAACCTGAGTTTTATCAGCTCGGTCACGACTTTGATGAGATGGCCGATGTGATTGAACGCACCCTCACCACTCAGGAGCGGCTTATTCGCGATGTGTCCCATGAGCTGCGCACCCCGCTTGCCCGGCAAAAGCTGGCCGCCGATTTGCTGGAGAGCGACCTGGCAGAGTCC
The window above is part of the Shewanella litorisediminis genome. Proteins encoded here:
- a CDS encoding Y-family DNA polymerase; translation: MRWLGVWLPHWELDYLRHVQGLAPSMPLILYDVAKARVVKACPQAASAGIAAGQSMGSAAQLCPDVQPFPYEASLHRQGSEWLCRHGYSFSARLVPPPASDEFFARCHDVLLLETGSMAKLFGGEAALAKALAAVLEGLNCSFAMAFAVTPLAAGVLAKARPCLASKTLQSGFAKAAVPQSAVNPPVVNAAASNSSASEAISEPKNAAAALSPLLSVLPISTLPVPEVLLSRLEGMGLEQIGALQALPAAELGIRFGPEFVQLLARLTGKQPHPQSFYCPQDEYRQRLELMYEAESLNALVFVLGRMFAELALFLRQRQLAVSMLELVLHYRASSTEITETTGSPKASLSQGGVADALPKTVDGIESAQASAEVHEARLSLAYPFAEYTADGLLALCRLQLERFTLAAPVVALTLHRCHFSPRRAPPAGAIENCHRASLSLLARLEARLGANRVRRLGARQALLPEHSFCLQPMSAPVAVVSMPFSAPSSLPPQTPEVRRRERRSEREKIAAVVPVSKTPKPLERQSAATPACIPPASDKKVAKTAAALNVIHPGFSLPEARESGKVTVGEIDGANDDRMVIAPLTATNMTAVTETAVNEAANNPAATKDVAVEGLSLACRPPWLLVAPEAIAETDVELLRGPERLREPWWHGSQAVATQSTTELDTQQVSESVPGGKTMGAARDYYLARHVYGGLCWVFRRENETGLYLQGWF
- the imuA gene encoding translesion DNA synthesis-associated protein ImuA; amino-acid sequence: MKTSPQELSKQLGRQDIWLGQQTCQQPGYATGFEALDAALPDSGWPRHGVCELSCPVPGSQSMLLLTPLLRCIQCENDTPVMLVGAPWQLNPQYLLQHGLRPEGFCLVDVNARKDRLWAMEQSLASGGCRLLLGWLDRLSLTEARRLQLAAEKGGCLAIILVTDATEGNPLPLRLGLTPGGNSDRLELALLKRRGGKPQDKLQIDGISPLLARYLPPQAQQRLVQGPWGSA
- a CDS encoding ATP-binding protein, which gives rise to MKLSRHHPFSRLQWRLFGYFGTSLLVILLLASLIEAMVLHQLLVLPKETKAQLSVLAREAEALVRRGDHEALAEWETAQPFRLHVINSRLEGVSGRPIHPHFEFKLGFMLGLDQALGDRVQKPIIGLPIYATFDTSGPLLLAVQLNANLHPAKDLSYSLWAIRLTVGLFVLWLFSRLLGHYLIKPLATLQQGTRALANGKLSTRIGEHFSAAEPEFYQLGHDFDEMADVIERTLTTQERLIRDVSHELRTPLARQKLAADLLESDLAESSPYLRRIHTENNELSRLIDTLLGYSRLASGYQAAHSAPFTLHELASSLLGDCRFEAAPTQRIEWQDLAACRHIALETDQSLLQRALENLVRNSLKYAGTECHIQIRSHCDNNWLNITVADDGPGIDAAKLETLFHPFTRFDEARHASQGGFGLGLAIVRECVRLLGGDVSAGRSELGGLEVRLSLPMRLKRLAAAKKAN